The genomic DNA CTCGCCAAGCGGGGTGTTGTAGCCTTGTTTGTCCCCCTGGTTGGGATCTGCGCCCTTGTCGATGAGCTGCCGGATGACCGCGGCCGGCGCGCCCGCGGCGGCCGCCCAGTACAGCGGCGTTCGCCCGTCGCGGTCGGTCTGGTTGACGTCGGCGCCGCTGTCGATCAACAGCTTGGCAAGATCGGGACGCCCCACGGTCACGGCGGTCACGAGCACGCCCCGCCCGTTGCGGTCGACCTTGCTGGGATCCGCGCCGGATCGCAACAGCAGTTCAGCGATGGCTACGCCCGGCGTGCGCGGCGTGAACATCAGCGCCGTGGTCCCACCATCGCCGACTGCGTCGACCTTGGCTCCCTTCTCAATCAGCAGGCTCGCCGCTTCGAGCCGGCCCAATGCCACGGCGTTCATTAGTGGTGTGCGGGAGTTCTCGGGGAGGTCGACGCGTGGGTCCCCCTTGTCCACAGCTTTGATGAACTCTAAGTCGTTTGCCGTTACAGCGTCGAAGACCGACCGATCAGCCCCTCTTGGATCGCATCCGCACAGGAGCAACGCCAACGCGAAGCCCGCGCAGTGCCTCATCAAACCTTGCCTTGAACTGAAGACGCTCATAGCACCGCCCGGAGTGAGGGTTAGATAAGGCGGGGGCACGGGTTGGTACGCCAACTTGTGTCTTTGCCTCACCCCTTCGTAGTCGGCCGGAGGATTAAAGGGGTCGGGAGTCATTGTTGTCGACAATCAAAGACTCCCGACCCCTTTATCGACCCTCGAGGTGTTGGAGAAGACGTAGCGGCCACAATGCCGGGCGCCACGGGTCGGCGGGTGGCACAGGCT from Tepidisphaeraceae bacterium includes the following:
- a CDS encoding ankyrin repeat domain-containing protein, which gives rise to MNAVALGRLEAASLLIEKGAKVDAVGDGGTTALMFTPRTPGVAIAELLLRSGADPSKVDRNGRGVLVTAVTVGRPDLAKLLIDSGADVNQTDRDGRTPLYWAAAAGAPAAVIRQLIDKGADPNQGDKQGYNTPLGEAAAGGHLEAMQALIEHKADLEARNHKGETPLFRAVTFNKANAIKLLAEAGADVNAQQKVGGTALIQFTSDDTRIEALRALLDAGADVTIRVRGMGREPWTALESARYFRAQGVVKLLEEHLKAATSMPSSPASDR